A genome region from Fusarium musae strain F31 chromosome 5, whole genome shotgun sequence includes the following:
- a CDS encoding hypothetical protein (EggNog:ENOG41), with the protein MLTVKQPPTYGYKSVHDLPTPPSTSRPSPPLINREPASNSPPVTYRGHSPPSQPMSAPHRGLPPPAAMTLPPQQPPTAGAPPPTHLPPHPPPPPPPQASLGPSGHQQRDSWGQLPAPPQQWQGAEESMRHWLQARAEEDKRKQEEERTRQESLRLEQRKVEMDMLRTSLQAGIPPPMVPLVFAGMGSGGVAPQAALEWAQQFMPPGQAPPRAQIMPAQWPVSPEHQRESQTLSHTHAQHPGIPSASTPAAGPHTLLLRCTHISIRICSNNSSKNPSRVLRYTFTTGSHQHHKLAEARTDPEVLLGKLPESAKQQGIMPLPPPAVSSDIGHLRLLVKAARRARLFVDRDVVIHVKEVTCHPSESSGRDGLAERVLADLYAECHRYAPPLPCPHKKDRATRTNSQSQLYCQRSHRPAHGIQGPIARAKSKITATSSHHLEIQSHIEASKKPQNCEKIQGKDKALDGSAP; encoded by the exons ATGCTTACCGTCAAGCAGCCACCAACTTACGGCTACAAGTCCGTCCATGATCTCCCGACTCCGCCTTCAACCTCTCGACCTTCTCCCCCCTTGATAAATCGAGAACCAGCAAGCAATTCTCCGCCTGTCACCTACCGGGGACATAGTCCACCATCACAGCCCATGTCGGCTCCTCATCGTGGCCTGCCCCCGCCGGCAGCCATGACTCTTCCTCCCCAGCAGCCCCCAACGGCTGGTGCTCCTCCACCTACACATCTTCCACCCCATCCGCCTCCTCCGCCCCCGCCACAAGCATCCTTGGGCCCCTCTGGTCACCAGCAGAGAGATTCATGGGGTCAACTACCTGCTCCACCTCAGCAATGGCAAGGAGCAGAGGAATCCATGAGACATTGGCTACAGGCGAGGGCGGAAGAGGATAAGAGAAagcaggaagaagagcgGACGAGGCAGGAGAGTTTGCGTCTAGAGCAGCGTAAAGTTGAAATGGATATGCTGCGGACGTCGCTTCAGGCAGGTATACCTCCTCCCATGGTTCCTTTGGTGTTTGCAGGCATGGGGAGCGGAGGAGTCGCGCCACAGGCTGCCCTGGAATGGGCTCAGCAGTTCATGCCTCCTGGACAGGCTCCTCCCCGTGCCCAGATCATGCCCGCGCAGTGGCCTGTGTCGCCTGAACACCAGCGAGAATCTCAAACACTGTCGCATACCCACGCACAGCACCCGGGCATTCCATCTGCATCGACCCCAGCAGCCGG CCCGCACACGCTCCTCCTCCGATGCACTCACATCAGCATCCGCATatgcagcaacaacagcagcaagaatCCCAGTCGAGTCCTTCGATATACTTTCACCACTGGCAGCCACCAACATCACAAGCTAGCGGAAGCTCGAACCGACCCGGAAGTCCTTCTG GGGAAACTCCCAGAAAGCGCAAAGCAACAGGGCATCATGCCCCTTCCCCCACCCGCAGTGAGCAGCGATATCGGTCACCTCCGCCTCTTAGTCAAAGCAGCTCGTCGAGCGCGGCTTTTCGTGGATCGCGACGTGGTCATTCACGTCAAAGAAGTGACATGTCACCCTTCAGAGTCGTCGGGCCGGGACGGTCTCGCAGAGAGAGTTTTGGCGGACCTTTACGCCGAATGTCACCGATACGCGCCTCCACTCCCATGCCCTCACAAGAAAGACCGGGCAACGAGAACAAACAGTCAGTCTCAGCTATATTGTCAGAGGAGCCACCGCCCAGCACACGGTATCCAGGGCCCCATCGCCCGAGCGAAGAGCAAGATAACCGCTACAAGCAGCCATCATCTGGAGATTCAAAGCCACATCGAAGCATCGAAGAAACCTCAAAATTGCGAGAAGATTCAGGGGAAGGACAAGGCGCTTGATGGTAGTGCACCCTAG